The following coding sequences are from one Gopherus flavomarginatus isolate rGopFla2 chromosome 23, rGopFla2.mat.asm, whole genome shotgun sequence window:
- the LOC127039554 gene encoding insulin receptor substrate 1-like: MEETAAEGDPPMADVRLCGHLRKQKSQRRRFFVLRAPSERGPARLEYYDSEKKFGAGGARPKRSFPLASALNINKRADARHRHLIVLYGRDGTFGLAAESAEQQEAWYRAMMELRAAGLSQLGSGAASPFREVWQVSLRPKGLGQARNLVGVYRLCLAESTVELVQLSAPAPCLVLQLLSIRRCGHSENYFFLEVGRSAATGPGELWMQVEDLVVARHIHETILEAMKRLSEECRVRGRGQASAPISVPARRLPPAQPPSSGRRRPDGDYALASSDEGGSSSPGEGRPAGSPEPAGSPERPSLPPLAGRRKPGWCPESGYMAMLPGAALGQPDYVPMSPGGVSPPRGEAAGYMLMSPSGSWAPEYVNMSPLWRSAGSTPPRRSPPPGAPGEAPCPFRSLPRSYKHGACLAVPGRLSSCSSSTSSESLEEPVPPSPGEYVSIEYRPIPGQPARVEPGGRCCGERGPPAWEEPGLNYIALDLARGGGGLDGHPRAAGGPSPQAYASIDFHRSQELRGRRGGRDGPEC, from the exons ATGGAGGAGACGGCCGCCGAGGGCGACCCGCCCATGGCTGATGTCCGTCTGTGCGGACACCTGCGGAAACAGAAGTCTCAGCGGCGCCGGTTTTTCGTGCTGCGGGCGCCCAGCGAGCGGGGACCCGCCCGCCTGGAGTACTACGACAGCGAGAAGAAATTCGGGGCTGGCGGCGCCCGCCCCAAACGCAGCTTCCCCCTGGCCAGCGCCCTGAACATCAACAAGCGGGCGGACGCCCGGCACCGGCACCTCATCGTGCTGTACGGCCGGGACGGCACCTTCGGGCTGGCGGCCGAGAGCGCGGAGCAGCAGGAGGCCTGGTACCGCGCCATGATGGAGCTACGTGCCGCGG GCCTGTCGCAGCTGGGGAGCGGGGCGGCGTCGCCCTTCCGGGAGGTCTGGCAGGTGAGCCTGCgccccaaggggctggggcaggccaggAACCTGGTCGGCGTGTACCGGCTGTGCCTGGCGGAGAGCACGGTGGAGCTGGTGCAGCTCAGCGCCCCGGCCCCCTGCCTGGTGCTGCAGCTGCTGAGCATCCGGCGCTGCGGCCACTCGGAGAACTACTTCTTCCTGGAGGTGGGGCGCTCGGCCGCCACGGGCCCCGGCGAGCTGTGGATGCAGGTGGAGGACCTGGTGGTGGCCCGGCACATCCACGAGACCATCCTGGAGGCCATGAAGCGGCTGAGTGAGGAGTGCCGGGTGCGAGGCCGGGGCCAGGCCTCCGCCCCCATCTCGGTGCCGGCCCGGCGCCTGCCGCCCGCCCAGCCGCCGAGCTCCGGGCGCCGCCGGCCCGACGGGGACTATGCCCTGGCGTCGTCGGACGAGGGCggatcctccagccctggggaggggcgcCCGGCTGGCAGCCCGGAGCCGGCCGGCTCCCCGGAGCGGCCGTCGCTGCCACCCTTGGCCGGGCGGAGGAAGCCAGGGTGGTGCCCGGAATCCGGCTACATGGCCATGCTGCCCGGAGCGGCCCTGGGGCAGCCGGATTACGTGCCCATGAGCCCCGGCGGCGTCTCTCCACCCCGGGGCGAAGCCGCCGGCTACATGCTCATGTCCCCCAGCGGGAGCTGGGCGCCCGAGTACGTGAACATGTCCCCGCTGTGGCGCTCGGCCGGCAGCACCCCCCCGCGCCGCAGCCCCCCGCCCGGCGCCCCCGGGGAGGCCCCGTGCCCCTTCCGCTCCCTGCCGCGCTCCTACAAGCACGGGGCCTGCCTGGCCGTGCCCGGGCGcctctcctcctgctcctcctccaccagcaGCGAGAGCCTGGAGGAGCCAGTGCCCCCGAGCCCCGGGGAGTACGTCAGCATCGAATACCGGCCCATCCCGGGCCAGCCGGCGAGGGTGGAGCCCGGCGGGCGgtgctgcggggagcggggccCCCCAGCCTGGGAGGAGCCGGGACTCAACTACATCGCCCTGGACCTGGCCCGGGGAGGAGGCGGCCTGGACGGGCACCCTCGGGCGGCCGGTGGCCCCAGCCCCCAGGCCTACGCCAGCATCGACTTCCACCGCTCCCAGGAGCTGCGGGGACGCCGGGGCGGAAGGGACGGGCCAG AGTGCTGA